A DNA window from Pseudarthrobacter sp. W1I19 contains the following coding sequences:
- a CDS encoding penicillin-binding protein 2 translates to MAQRTGKARSSKVPNATKRLRLGLGIMLSLLLVVGGKLFLVQGLDVGGMAEAALNSRMKQTVLPAERGSILDSNGTVLANSVIRYNVVVDQRVNTKTENFKRLETVDGKEKLVDVSRDQGLTELAAALGMEKDDIRDAVTGQQPYYIVAKDVKPDIEDRISRLQIPGIVTEGVSKRVYPNGSVAGGIIGFLQDGTTGLAGIEQTQDGLLKGTDGKRLFEIGADGLRIPVGMDELTPPQDGKDVKLTINSDLQYFAQQAIQSQTDKLSAEWGVIIVMDVKTGNLVAMADTNAPDPNDPGRVAAKDRGVRAVTAAYEPGSVEKMLTAAALIEEGKANPLSEYTLPPSYTVNGQTFSDSFSHGTEKRTLAGILGYSMNTGTVMAGQELSKEQRYNWLKKFGIGEAPDIGLPATASGILTPWEQWDGRQEYTVLFGQGVSQSTLQTVRAFQSVANNGVMLQPRLIDSYVSPDGTEEKVPAAPSTQVVSEHTAQQVQDILESAVTEGQIKDAGIDGYRVGAKTGTSESPCDDGKSGFCGYTASMVGMAPMDDPRFIVEVVLQRPKGSIYGITNGPVFRSVMSQALRTYNVQPSTGEPARLPQFAK, encoded by the coding sequence GTGGCGCAGAGGACCGGCAAGGCAAGAAGCAGCAAGGTTCCCAACGCCACCAAACGCCTCCGGCTTGGCCTGGGGATCATGCTCTCGCTCCTGCTGGTGGTGGGCGGAAAACTCTTCCTCGTCCAGGGGCTTGACGTGGGGGGAATGGCCGAAGCGGCGCTCAACAGCAGGATGAAGCAGACCGTACTGCCTGCGGAGCGGGGCAGCATCCTGGATTCCAATGGCACAGTGCTGGCCAACAGCGTGATCCGCTACAACGTGGTGGTGGACCAGCGGGTCAACACCAAAACGGAGAACTTCAAGCGCCTGGAAACCGTGGACGGCAAGGAAAAGCTGGTGGACGTCAGCCGCGACCAGGGCCTGACCGAGCTTGCAGCGGCCCTGGGCATGGAGAAGGACGACATCCGCGACGCCGTTACCGGGCAGCAGCCCTATTACATCGTGGCCAAGGACGTGAAGCCCGACATCGAGGACCGCATCTCCAGGCTCCAGATTCCTGGGATCGTTACGGAAGGCGTCAGCAAACGGGTCTATCCCAACGGCTCCGTGGCCGGCGGCATCATCGGCTTCCTGCAGGACGGCACCACCGGCCTGGCCGGCATTGAACAGACCCAGGACGGGCTGCTCAAGGGCACGGACGGCAAACGCCTCTTCGAGATCGGCGCCGATGGCCTGCGCATCCCGGTGGGCATGGACGAGCTGACACCGCCGCAGGACGGCAAGGACGTCAAACTCACCATCAACTCGGACCTGCAGTATTTCGCCCAGCAGGCCATCCAAAGCCAGACTGACAAGCTCAGTGCCGAGTGGGGCGTCATCATCGTGATGGACGTCAAAACCGGAAACCTGGTGGCTATGGCCGATACCAACGCCCCGGATCCCAACGATCCGGGCCGGGTGGCTGCCAAGGACCGCGGCGTCCGTGCGGTCACCGCCGCCTATGAGCCAGGGTCCGTCGAAAAAATGCTTACGGCAGCGGCGCTGATCGAGGAAGGCAAAGCCAACCCCCTCAGCGAGTACACTCTGCCGCCGTCTTATACGGTCAACGGCCAGACCTTCAGCGACTCCTTTTCCCACGGCACTGAAAAGCGCACCCTCGCCGGCATCCTGGGCTACTCCATGAACACCGGCACCGTCATGGCCGGCCAGGAGCTGAGCAAGGAACAGCGCTATAACTGGCTAAAGAAGTTCGGCATCGGCGAGGCCCCGGACATTGGGCTGCCCGCAACTGCTTCCGGCATCCTCACACCCTGGGAGCAGTGGGACGGGCGCCAAGAGTACACCGTATTGTTCGGGCAGGGCGTTTCGCAGTCCACCCTGCAGACTGTGAGGGCGTTCCAGTCCGTGGCCAACAACGGCGTGATGCTCCAGCCCCGCCTGATCGATTCCTATGTCTCCCCGGACGGTACCGAGGAAAAGGTCCCGGCCGCACCATCCACGCAGGTGGTCTCGGAGCACACGGCCCAGCAGGTCCAGGACATCCTGGAAAGTGCCGTCACCGAAGGCCAGATCAAGGACGCAGGGATCGACGGCTACCGGGTGGGTGCAAAGACGGGCACCTCGGAATCACCGTGCGACGACGGCAAGTCGGGCTTCTGCGGCTACACCGCCTCCATGGTGGGGATGGCACCGATGGATGATCCGCGGTTTATTGTGGAGGTGGTACTCCAGCGGCCCAAGGGCAGCATCTACGGGATTACCAACGGGCCGGTCTTCCGGTCGGTCATGAGCCAGGCACTGCGGACCTACAACGTCCAGCCGTCCACGGGTGAACCGGCCAGGCTGCCCCAGTTTGCCAAGTAG
- the rsmH gene encoding 16S rRNA (cytosine(1402)-N(4))-methyltransferase RsmH, whose product MNDQPKPTSERHVPVLRDRCINLLAPGFEAARSRGETPVAIDATLGMGGHSEAMLQRFPDLHLIGIDRDEEALALAGERLTTFAARTDLVHAVYDEIEDVLADLGVTEVHGILMDLGVSSLQLDERERGFAYSFDAPLDMRMDTSRGQTAADVVNTYSEEELVRIIRKWGEEKFAGRIANRIVAARAAKPFTTTGELVEQIRSVVPAGAAKSGGHPAKRTFQALRIEVNEELEVLERAVPAAVDATALGGRIVVMSYHSLEDKIVKGVFQARSKSSAPLGFPVELEEHKPELKTLTKGTEVPTAVEIAENPRAASARLRAVERIRARRAE is encoded by the coding sequence ATGAACGATCAACCGAAGCCCACGTCCGAACGCCATGTACCGGTCCTTCGGGACCGGTGCATCAATTTGTTGGCGCCCGGATTCGAGGCAGCCAGGAGCCGTGGTGAAACTCCGGTGGCCATTGACGCCACCCTGGGCATGGGAGGCCACTCCGAGGCCATGCTGCAGCGCTTCCCCGACCTGCACCTGATCGGGATCGACCGCGATGAAGAAGCCCTTGCCCTGGCCGGTGAACGGCTGACGACCTTTGCAGCCCGGACCGATCTCGTGCATGCCGTCTATGACGAGATCGAAGATGTCCTGGCAGACCTCGGCGTCACGGAAGTGCATGGGATCCTGATGGACCTCGGCGTTTCCTCGCTCCAGCTCGACGAGCGTGAGCGTGGTTTCGCCTACTCCTTCGACGCCCCGCTGGACATGCGGATGGACACCAGCCGCGGCCAGACGGCAGCCGACGTGGTGAATACCTACAGCGAAGAGGAACTGGTCCGGATTATCCGCAAGTGGGGCGAGGAAAAGTTCGCCGGCCGGATCGCCAACAGAATCGTTGCCGCCCGCGCCGCCAAACCGTTCACCACCACCGGCGAGCTCGTGGAGCAGATCCGCTCGGTTGTTCCGGCCGGTGCTGCCAAGTCCGGCGGACACCCGGCCAAGCGGACGTTCCAGGCTTTGCGGATAGAGGTCAACGAGGAACTCGAAGTGCTGGAACGGGCGGTGCCCGCCGCTGTGGATGCCACAGCACTGGGGGGCCGCATCGTTGTGATGTCCTACCACTCCCTGGAGGACAAGATCGTCAAGGGAGTCTTCCAGGCCCGATCGAAGTCCTCCGCTCCGCTTGGCTTCCCGGTGGAGCTGGAGGAACACAAACCCGAACTGAAAACCCTGACCAAAGGCACCGAGGTGCCAACCGCCGTCGAAATCGCCGAAAACCCCCGCGCTGCCTCAGCCAGGCTCCGCGCTGTGGAACGAATTCGAGCCAGGAGAGCTGAATGA
- the mraZ gene encoding division/cell wall cluster transcriptional repressor MraZ has product MFLGTHSPRLDEKGRIILPAKFREELASGLVLTRGQERCIYVFSEKEFARVHEQMREAPISSKQARDYIRVFLSGASDEVPDKQGRVTIPPALREYAGLGRELAVIGAGTRAEIWDAQAWNEYLAEKETAFSETDDPIPGIL; this is encoded by the coding sequence GTGTTTCTGGGCACACATTCGCCGCGTCTTGATGAAAAGGGCCGGATCATTCTCCCCGCGAAGTTCCGTGAGGAACTTGCCAGCGGACTGGTCCTTACCAGGGGCCAGGAACGTTGCATCTACGTCTTCAGCGAGAAGGAATTTGCCCGGGTCCACGAGCAAATGCGGGAGGCGCCAATCTCCTCAAAGCAGGCGCGGGACTATATCCGCGTCTTTCTCTCTGGAGCCTCGGACGAGGTACCTGACAAGCAGGGGCGCGTGACCATTCCACCGGCGCTCCGGGAATACGCAGGACTCGGGAGGGAACTGGCCGTGATCGGTGCCGGAACCCGCGCCGAGATCTGGGACGCCCAGGCTTGGAACGAATACCTCGCAGAGAAGGAAACGGCCTTCTCTGAAACCGATGACCCCATCCCGGGCATTTTGTGA
- a CDS encoding DUF3040 domain-containing protein codes for MPLSEHEQKLLEQLEKQLHEDDPKFANSMGSDPGRSWSTRHVVIGVLCALAGVFLLLVGVTLQNILVGVLGFIVMGGGVYFATMRSSSSGTKGSKSGSGKAGKQRSSFMSSLEERWDERRRGEP; via the coding sequence ATGCCGCTGTCGGAGCACGAACAGAAGCTGCTCGAGCAGCTGGAGAAGCAGCTTCACGAGGATGATCCAAAATTCGCGAATTCCATGGGGTCGGACCCCGGACGTTCGTGGTCGACAAGACATGTCGTGATCGGCGTCCTCTGTGCGCTGGCCGGCGTCTTCCTGTTGCTCGTCGGCGTCACCCTGCAGAACATCCTCGTTGGTGTCCTCGGCTTTATTGTGATGGGCGGGGGCGTGTATTTCGCCACAATGCGCAGCAGCTCGTCGGGCACCAAGGGCTCGAAGTCCGGCAGCGGCAAAGCCGGCAAGCAGCGCAGTTCCTTTATGAGCAGCCTCGAGGAACGTTGGGACGAGAGGCGCAGGGGAGAGCCCTGA
- the dinB gene encoding DNA polymerase IV, whose protein sequence is MGPDGTNEPATAGLRARRPKCIMHVDMDAFFVSVELRTRPDLRGKPVIVGFPAERSVVLSASYEARAFGVKSAMPMAVAMRMCPQAVIIEPRHKVYYEVSAQLMAIFESVTELVEPLSVDEAFLDVTGAIRRLGPPRAIGELIRRRVAAELGITASVGIAETKFVAKIASTRCKPDGLLLIGPDQTVPYLHSLPVGALWGIGAKTAEVLSRMGIRTVADVAATPVSSLRKMLGATGEHVYRLAWGQDPRPVTPVRLEKSIGAEETFAVDTADDALLHRELLRLAHRTAGRLRSSGMVARTIALKLRFADFSTITRSRTLQTPVDSAQLIYAVALQLLESVDRPMTVRLVGVRAEQLEDAATTSLQLSIDRRDDNWRSAEHALDQVARKFGSKSVLPARLLEPGSGTD, encoded by the coding sequence GTGGGACCTGATGGGACGAATGAGCCGGCCACAGCAGGCCTCCGGGCCCGCAGGCCCAAGTGCATCATGCATGTGGATATGGACGCCTTTTTCGTCTCCGTGGAACTGCGTACGCGGCCGGACCTGCGCGGGAAGCCCGTCATAGTCGGCTTCCCGGCGGAACGCTCAGTGGTCCTGTCGGCCTCCTACGAAGCAAGGGCTTTTGGCGTGAAGTCAGCCATGCCCATGGCTGTGGCAATGCGGATGTGCCCGCAGGCGGTGATCATCGAGCCACGTCATAAGGTGTACTACGAAGTGTCGGCGCAGCTGATGGCAATCTTCGAATCCGTGACCGAACTCGTTGAGCCGCTCAGCGTGGACGAGGCGTTCCTTGATGTAACAGGCGCCATTCGCCGGCTGGGTCCGCCACGGGCCATTGGCGAACTGATCCGCCGCCGCGTGGCGGCGGAGCTGGGCATTACCGCCTCGGTGGGGATTGCGGAGACAAAGTTCGTGGCCAAAATTGCGTCCACCCGCTGCAAGCCGGACGGGCTGCTGCTCATCGGCCCGGACCAGACGGTGCCCTACCTCCATAGCCTGCCAGTGGGCGCACTCTGGGGCATCGGCGCCAAGACGGCTGAGGTCCTTTCCAGGATGGGCATCCGGACCGTGGCTGACGTGGCCGCCACCCCCGTCTCCTCGCTGCGGAAGATGCTGGGTGCAACGGGAGAACATGTGTACCGGCTGGCCTGGGGACAGGACCCGCGTCCCGTCACTCCGGTGCGGCTGGAAAAGAGCATAGGCGCCGAGGAGACCTTTGCGGTGGACACAGCTGACGATGCCCTCCTCCACCGGGAGCTGCTCCGCCTCGCCCATCGTACGGCAGGGCGCCTGCGGAGCTCGGGAATGGTGGCCCGCACCATCGCGCTGAAGCTGCGCTTCGCCGATTTCTCGACCATCACACGCAGCAGGACTCTCCAAACACCCGTGGACAGCGCCCAGCTCATCTACGCAGTTGCGCTGCAACTCCTCGAATCCGTGGACCGGCCAATGACCGTGAGGCTGGTGGGTGTGCGGGCCGAACAACTCGAAGATGCAGCCACCACCTCACTCCAGCTCAGCATCGACCGGCGTGATGACAACTGGCGGTCCGCCGAGCACGCCCTTGACCAGGTAGCCCGCAAATTCGGCAGCAAATCCGTTCTTCCCGCCCGGCTGCTCGAGCCCGGAAGCGGTACTGACTAA
- a CDS encoding polyprenyl synthetase family protein, translated as MTAAEQLRNEQAAFVAAVAGELTDFLTSRQSVMTAISPDIEPIMGSISNLVTGGKRLRALMCYWGWRGAGGESSAQQVVTAGAALELFQAAALIHDDIIDRSDTRRGGPSVHRRFSQLHGTHGWALDSERFGQAAAILTGDLCLSFSEEAFTDIGERAAAGSRARLIFNLMRAEVMAGQYLDILEEVAGPVRDRAGAVSRAQSIIRFKSAKYSTEHPLALGGALAGASNELLRGYSAFALPLGEAFQLRDDVLGVFGDPLTTGKPAGDDLREGKRTVLVALALDQASAAESAFIDARLGSPDLTDEDIHEIRRIIEESGALQATEVLISEFGEAAFDALETLPLDDLPKTALRRLAEATVSRAS; from the coding sequence GTGACGGCGGCGGAGCAGCTAAGGAACGAACAGGCCGCCTTTGTGGCGGCCGTAGCCGGCGAACTGACCGATTTCCTCACCTCCCGGCAGTCTGTTATGACAGCAATCTCCCCGGACATCGAGCCCATCATGGGCTCCATCTCCAATCTGGTCACTGGCGGCAAACGTCTCCGGGCGCTGATGTGCTACTGGGGCTGGCGGGGCGCGGGCGGCGAATCCAGCGCGCAGCAGGTTGTGACGGCGGGAGCGGCCCTGGAACTGTTCCAGGCGGCCGCACTGATCCACGACGACATCATTGACCGCTCCGATACCCGGCGGGGCGGCCCCAGCGTCCACCGCCGCTTCAGCCAGCTCCACGGCACCCATGGCTGGGCGCTGGACAGTGAACGTTTCGGGCAGGCGGCAGCAATCCTCACCGGCGACCTCTGCCTGTCTTTCAGCGAGGAAGCCTTCACGGACATTGGAGAACGTGCGGCGGCAGGCAGCCGGGCGCGGCTGATCTTCAACCTCATGCGCGCCGAGGTTATGGCCGGGCAATACCTGGACATCCTGGAAGAGGTTGCCGGACCCGTCCGCGACCGGGCCGGTGCCGTCAGCCGCGCCCAGTCCATCATCCGGTTCAAGTCGGCCAAATACTCCACGGAGCACCCCCTGGCGTTGGGTGGCGCCCTCGCGGGTGCCTCAAACGAACTTCTCCGCGGCTATTCGGCGTTTGCCCTGCCCCTGGGCGAGGCCTTCCAACTCCGAGACGACGTGCTGGGTGTTTTCGGCGATCCGCTCACCACCGGCAAGCCCGCCGGGGACGATCTGAGGGAGGGCAAGCGCACGGTACTGGTGGCGCTGGCCCTTGACCAGGCCTCGGCAGCCGAATCCGCCTTTATCGATGCCCGGCTGGGCAGCCCGGATCTCACGGACGAGGATATCCATGAGATCCGGCGGATTATCGAAGAGTCAGGTGCCTTGCAGGCCACCGAGGTCCTGATCAGTGAATTTGGCGAAGCGGCATTCGACGCCCTTGAGACGCTTCCCTTGGACGACCTGCCCAAAACCGCATTGCGGAGGCTCGCCGAAGCAACGGTCAGCCGGGCCTCCTGA
- a CDS encoding Rv2175c family DNA-binding protein yields MSNVENLVGEWLPLPDVARLLDVSITKVHSLLEDRALAALRVGERKIRSVPAEFIQDGQVVDSLKGTIVVLADAGYSDEDLIIWLFTPDESLRGRPIDALREGRKTEIRRRAQTLAW; encoded by the coding sequence GTGAGTAATGTTGAAAACCTTGTGGGCGAATGGTTGCCCCTGCCCGACGTCGCACGTTTGTTGGACGTTTCCATCACCAAAGTCCATAGCCTGCTGGAAGACCGGGCATTGGCCGCTTTGCGGGTGGGCGAGCGTAAAATCCGTTCAGTCCCGGCCGAATTCATTCAGGACGGCCAAGTGGTGGACAGCCTTAAAGGCACCATTGTTGTACTGGCAGACGCGGGCTACTCCGACGAGGACCTCATCATTTGGCTTTTTACGCCTGATGAATCGTTGCGGGGACGGCCTATCGACGCATTGCGGGAAGGCCGCAAAACTGAAATCCGGCGCAGGGCGCAAACCCTGGCCTGGTAA
- a CDS encoding LysM peptidoglycan-binding domain-containing protein, whose product MTMSRSPKQPPKPSLPMIAATTAALPAVVLSSLALAQPAAAQQPAHPVPATLAAAMKAQAAQATAAVIPASSVSTSIPAAFKPAQPAPPAEYTIARGDTISAIAGRFGLNTGEILKLNNLQANTIIYPGQKIKLTGSGDAPAAPAAAPSPAAATSAGTGATYTVKPGDTLGAIAARHNVSLADVFAWNNLNMRSIIHPGQKVKVGAGDAATAPAPAAPPAALANASAAPAAPAPATGSYTVKAGDTLWAIASRHGVKLSELLSANQLGMSSVIHPGNKLVIPGAGGQPAPQPAASVTPLVPSSFLGFSYPAAVVSSANENKALLNASPVPTREEMRGIVADTARAMGVEPSLALAFAHQESGFNQRAVSPANAIGTMQVIPSSGQWASDLVGRKLNLLDPHDNATAGVAIIRQLLATSKDQDTAIAGYYQGQYSVSKYGMYDDTKTYVEAIKAHQKNFG is encoded by the coding sequence ATGACGATGTCCCGCTCGCCAAAGCAGCCCCCGAAGCCGAGCCTGCCCATGATTGCCGCCACAACAGCGGCGCTGCCAGCGGTCGTATTGTCGTCTCTAGCCCTCGCGCAGCCCGCCGCTGCCCAGCAGCCCGCACATCCCGTCCCGGCCACCCTCGCTGCGGCCATGAAGGCCCAGGCGGCCCAGGCAACGGCAGCCGTCATCCCGGCGTCGTCTGTTTCCACCAGCATCCCTGCCGCCTTCAAGCCGGCACAGCCGGCCCCGCCGGCCGAATACACCATTGCCCGGGGTGACACCATCAGTGCCATCGCGGGCAGGTTCGGGCTGAACACGGGCGAAATCCTGAAGCTGAACAACCTCCAGGCCAACACGATCATTTACCCGGGACAGAAGATCAAACTCACGGGCTCCGGTGATGCGCCCGCGGCCCCTGCTGCCGCACCGTCCCCCGCCGCTGCCACGAGTGCGGGGACGGGCGCCACCTACACGGTGAAGCCCGGCGACACGCTGGGGGCCATCGCCGCGAGGCACAACGTGAGCCTGGCAGACGTGTTCGCCTGGAACAACCTCAATATGCGGTCCATCATCCACCCCGGGCAGAAAGTGAAAGTCGGCGCAGGTGATGCTGCCACGGCTCCCGCACCGGCGGCACCGCCTGCGGCGCTGGCAAACGCCTCCGCCGCACCGGCCGCCCCCGCCCCGGCAACAGGTTCCTACACCGTCAAGGCCGGGGACACCTTGTGGGCCATCGCGTCCCGGCATGGCGTCAAGCTTTCGGAGCTCCTCTCCGCCAACCAGTTGGGAATGTCCTCAGTAATCCACCCGGGCAACAAACTGGTAATCCCGGGCGCTGGGGGCCAGCCGGCACCCCAGCCGGCGGCCTCCGTGACGCCGTTGGTGCCCAGTTCCTTCCTCGGGTTCAGCTACCCCGCGGCCGTGGTGAGCTCAGCCAACGAAAACAAGGCACTCCTGAACGCTTCCCCTGTCCCCACCCGGGAAGAGATGCGGGGCATTGTCGCGGACACTGCCCGGGCGATGGGCGTCGAGCCCTCGCTTGCGCTAGCCTTCGCCCACCAGGAATCAGGGTTCAACCAGCGCGCAGTCTCCCCCGCCAACGCGATCGGGACCATGCAGGTCATTCCCAGCTCGGGCCAATGGGCCTCGGACCTGGTGGGCCGCAAGCTGAACCTCCTGGATCCACATGACAACGCAACTGCCGGCGTGGCGATCATCCGCCAGCTCCTGGCCACCAGCAAGGACCAGGACACAGCCATCGCCGGCTATTACCAGGGCCAGTACTCGGTGAGCAAGTACGGCATGTACGACGACACCAAAACGTACGTCGAAGCCATCAAGGCACACCAAAAGAACTTCGGCTGA
- the pknB gene encoding Stk1 family PASTA domain-containing Ser/Thr kinase, translated as MVGTLVDNRYAIRSRLARGGMSTVYVATDQRLERDVALKVLHPHLSADESFLGRLGREAKAAARLSHPHVVGVLDQGTDHHTAYLVMEYIKGHTLRDVINSKGALPPRLALALIDPVVEGLGAAHAAGFIHRDVKPENVLIADDGRIKIGDFGLARAVTTSTSTGALLGTVAYLSPELVLGKPADARSDVYSVGIMLYEMLTGQQPFTGEVPIQVAYQHVNGTVGPPSAVVPGLAAEVDELVQWCTANDPENRPIDGNALLQELRHIRTNLTDRELDLQPPAAGAAASQNHTEVIARTNNPTSVMPFGQPPASPHGPPHSQAGPRAGQEAPPAVSGARHNLTPPDSDEQVWHPAPGAALTKRAQRKADKEDERARARAAAVPARNLREGSARRRGILWVVVLVIAALLATGAGWFFGMGPGSAAAIPAVANKTVAEAQGLLSKAGFQSTTSDVFDDDVPSGLVVGTEPPAGSEIRKFQPVSLFVSKGPQLFPLPKLTGSTLEEAKTGLSTAEMALGEVTEQFSETAAAGVVLSQDPAPGTPARHGTPVRLVVSKGPEPIPVPNVVGLEEDKAVDAIESAGLKADVTREEVFDKNIPEGAVVSQQPANGTLTRGGTVTLTISKGPRMVEVPSYIGKQAAEARRALEGLGFQVKVNNILGGFFGTVRDQDPVNTKVPEGSVITLTVV; from the coding sequence ATGGTAGGAACCCTGGTGGACAACCGGTATGCCATCCGGTCCAGGCTGGCGCGGGGCGGAATGTCCACCGTTTACGTGGCAACAGACCAGCGGCTTGAGCGGGATGTGGCCCTGAAAGTACTGCACCCGCACCTGTCCGCGGATGAAAGCTTCCTGGGCAGGTTGGGCCGTGAAGCGAAGGCCGCGGCCAGGCTGTCACACCCGCACGTGGTGGGGGTGCTGGACCAGGGCACAGACCACCACACGGCTTACCTGGTGATGGAGTACATCAAGGGCCACACGCTGCGGGATGTGATCAACAGCAAGGGGGCACTTCCGCCCAGGCTGGCCCTGGCGCTGATCGACCCCGTGGTGGAAGGCCTCGGCGCCGCCCACGCCGCAGGATTCATCCACCGCGACGTCAAGCCCGAAAACGTCCTGATAGCTGACGACGGCAGGATCAAGATCGGCGACTTCGGGCTGGCACGCGCTGTCACCACATCCACCTCGACGGGAGCCCTGCTCGGCACCGTCGCATACCTTTCGCCGGAACTGGTCCTTGGCAAACCCGCAGACGCCCGGAGCGACGTCTACTCGGTGGGCATCATGCTTTATGAAATGCTGACCGGCCAGCAGCCGTTCACCGGCGAGGTCCCCATCCAGGTGGCGTACCAGCACGTGAACGGGACTGTCGGTCCGCCGTCGGCCGTGGTCCCTGGTCTGGCAGCGGAAGTGGACGAACTGGTGCAGTGGTGCACGGCTAACGATCCCGAGAACCGGCCGATCGACGGCAATGCGCTGCTGCAGGAACTGCGGCATATCAGGACCAACCTCACCGACCGGGAACTGGACCTGCAACCGCCCGCGGCCGGTGCCGCGGCATCCCAAAACCACACAGAAGTCATAGCCCGCACCAACAATCCGACAAGCGTTATGCCTTTTGGCCAGCCCCCGGCATCACCTCACGGCCCTCCGCACTCCCAGGCCGGTCCACGCGCCGGTCAGGAAGCACCCCCGGCTGTCTCCGGCGCGCGGCACAACCTCACTCCCCCGGACTCCGACGAGCAGGTATGGCATCCCGCGCCTGGTGCCGCCTTGACCAAACGGGCACAGCGGAAGGCCGATAAGGAAGACGAGAGGGCCCGCGCACGGGCTGCTGCTGTCCCGGCGCGGAACCTGCGCGAAGGCAGCGCGCGGCGCCGCGGGATCCTGTGGGTTGTGGTGCTGGTCATAGCCGCGCTGCTGGCCACCGGCGCGGGCTGGTTCTTCGGCATGGGCCCGGGTTCTGCAGCCGCCATCCCGGCTGTAGCCAACAAAACGGTGGCCGAAGCCCAGGGGCTCCTCAGCAAAGCCGGGTTCCAGTCCACTACCAGCGACGTCTTCGACGATGACGTGCCCAGCGGCCTGGTGGTGGGGACGGAGCCGCCGGCCGGGTCGGAGATCCGGAAATTCCAGCCGGTCTCGCTGTTTGTCTCCAAGGGACCGCAACTGTTCCCGCTTCCCAAGCTGACGGGCAGCACCCTTGAGGAAGCCAAGACCGGCCTCAGCACGGCGGAAATGGCTTTGGGAGAGGTCACGGAGCAGTTCAGCGAAACGGCAGCGGCAGGTGTTGTCCTCTCCCAGGACCCCGCCCCCGGAACGCCAGCACGGCATGGCACCCCTGTCCGGCTCGTTGTATCCAAAGGCCCCGAGCCCATTCCGGTACCCAACGTTGTGGGCCTGGAGGAGGACAAAGCCGTGGACGCCATCGAATCCGCCGGGCTGAAGGCTGACGTGACCCGCGAGGAAGTCTTCGACAAAAACATCCCCGAGGGCGCAGTGGTGAGCCAGCAACCTGCCAACGGCACACTCACCCGCGGAGGCACAGTAACACTGACCATCTCCAAGGGTCCGCGCATGGTGGAAGTGCCGAGCTACATCGGCAAGCAGGCGGCAGAGGCCAGGAGGGCCCTTGAAGGCCTGGGCTTCCAGGTCAAGGTAAATAACATCCTGGGCGGCTTCTTCGGCACAGTCCGCGACCAGGATCCGGTGAACACCAAGGTGCCCGAAGGCTCAGTCATCACCTTGACGGTGGTGTAG